A single window of Archangium gephyra DNA harbors:
- a CDS encoding ribonucleoside-diphosphate reductase subunit alpha translates to MLNGTHITSTTTPPHTTMRVRKRNGVLEGADLNKIVRAIGRCCDGLRQVDAIRVATKTIAGLYDGASTQELDQLSIQTAASLTLEEPEYAKLAARLLATYIDKEVSGQEIHSFSQSIAAAHRLGLVNERVARLVTTNARKLNDTIDPSRNRLFEYFGLRTVYDRYLLKHPTTREVLETPQHFFMRIAVALGETVPEALELYRLFSMLEYVPSSPTLFNSGTCHEQLSSCFLLDSPGDELESIYQRYTDVAMLSKFSGGIGLAYHRVRSRGSLIGSTNGHSNGIVPWLKTLDASVAAVNQGGKRKGAACVYLETWHADLEEFLELRDNTGDEARRTHNLNLANWIPDLFMRRVEADGNWSLFDPKGVPHLTDLYGEEFERAYEQAEQKGLAARTLKARELYGRMMRTLAQTGNGWMTFKDKSNRACNQTALPGRVVHLSNLCTEILEVTSGDETAVCNLGSINLARHTSVDESGRVGFDWEKLGKTVRTAVRQLDRVIDLNYYPIPSAKSSNLRWRPVGLGVMGLQDVFFQMHLPFDSAEARAVSRKISEEIYFHALSASTELASEHGAHPAFSETRAARGELQFDAWNVVPEDTARWDALRARVKQVGLRNSLLIAIAPTATIASIAGCYECIEPQVSNLFKRETLSGDFLQVNRYLVEELKTLGLWTEDMRARIKLAEGSIQSLEEIPADVRAIYRTAWELPMRSLIDMAADRGAFIDQSQSLNLFMEAPNIGQLSSMYMYAWKKGLKTTYYLRSRPATRIAKTTADASRNGADTKTNGAGEVVRAEPKPTDEQAIACSLENPEACEACQ, encoded by the coding sequence ATGCTGAACGGAACCCACATCACGTCCACGACAACGCCGCCGCACACCACCATGAGGGTGCGCAAGCGCAACGGGGTGCTCGAGGGCGCGGACCTGAACAAGATCGTCCGGGCGATCGGCCGCTGTTGCGATGGGCTGCGCCAGGTGGATGCCATCCGCGTGGCCACGAAGACGATCGCCGGCCTCTATGACGGAGCCTCGACGCAGGAGTTGGATCAGCTCTCCATCCAGACCGCGGCCTCGCTGACGCTGGAGGAGCCCGAGTACGCGAAGCTCGCGGCGCGGCTGCTCGCGACGTACATCGACAAGGAGGTCTCCGGGCAGGAGATCCACTCCTTCTCGCAGTCGATCGCCGCCGCGCACCGGCTCGGCCTCGTGAACGAGCGCGTGGCCCGGCTCGTCACGACGAACGCGCGCAAGCTGAACGACACGATCGATCCTTCGCGCAACCGGCTCTTCGAGTACTTCGGGCTGCGGACGGTCTACGACCGCTACCTGCTCAAGCACCCGACGACGCGCGAGGTGCTGGAGACGCCGCAGCACTTCTTCATGCGCATCGCGGTGGCGCTCGGCGAGACGGTGCCCGAGGCACTGGAGCTCTACCGGCTCTTCTCGATGCTCGAGTACGTGCCGAGCTCCCCCACCCTCTTCAACTCGGGCACGTGCCACGAGCAGTTGTCATCGTGCTTCCTGCTGGACTCGCCCGGGGACGAGCTGGAGAGCATCTATCAGCGGTACACGGACGTGGCGATGCTCTCGAAGTTCTCGGGAGGCATCGGGCTGGCGTACCACCGGGTGCGCTCGCGCGGCTCGCTGATCGGGAGCACGAACGGGCACAGCAACGGCATCGTCCCGTGGCTGAAGACGCTGGATGCGTCGGTGGCGGCGGTGAACCAGGGCGGGAAGCGCAAGGGCGCGGCCTGCGTGTACCTGGAGACGTGGCACGCGGACCTGGAGGAGTTCCTCGAGCTGCGCGACAACACCGGCGACGAGGCGCGGCGCACGCACAACCTGAACCTCGCGAACTGGATCCCCGACCTCTTCATGAGGCGCGTCGAGGCGGATGGAAACTGGTCCCTCTTCGACCCGAAGGGGGTGCCGCACCTCACGGACCTCTACGGCGAGGAGTTCGAGCGCGCCTACGAGCAGGCCGAGCAGAAGGGCCTGGCGGCGAGGACGCTGAAGGCGCGCGAGCTGTACGGGCGCATGATGCGGACGCTGGCGCAGACCGGGAACGGGTGGATGACGTTCAAGGACAAGTCGAACCGGGCCTGCAACCAGACGGCGCTGCCGGGCCGGGTCGTCCACCTGTCGAACCTCTGCACGGAGATCCTCGAGGTGACGTCGGGGGACGAGACGGCCGTGTGCAACCTCGGCTCCATCAACCTCGCGCGGCACACGTCGGTGGACGAGAGCGGCCGGGTGGGCTTCGACTGGGAGAAGCTGGGGAAGACGGTACGGACGGCGGTGCGGCAGTTGGATCGGGTGATCGACCTGAACTACTACCCCATCCCCTCGGCGAAGAGCTCGAACCTCCGCTGGCGTCCGGTGGGCCTGGGCGTCATGGGCCTGCAGGACGTGTTCTTCCAGATGCACCTGCCCTTCGACAGTGCCGAGGCGCGGGCCGTCTCGCGGAAGATCTCCGAGGAGATCTACTTCCACGCGCTCTCCGCCTCGACGGAGCTGGCGTCCGAGCACGGTGCGCACCCGGCCTTCTCCGAGACGCGGGCGGCGCGCGGCGAGCTCCAGTTCGACGCGTGGAACGTGGTCCCCGAGGACACGGCGCGTTGGGACGCGCTGCGCGCCCGGGTGAAGCAGGTGGGCCTGCGCAACTCGCTGCTGATCGCGATCGCCCCGACGGCGACCATCGCGTCCATCGCGGGCTGCTACGAGTGCATCGAGCCCCAGGTGTCCAACCTCTTCAAGCGCGAGACGCTCTCGGGGGACTTCCTCCAGGTCAACCGCTACCTCGTCGAGGAGCTGAAGACGCTCGGGCTGTGGACCGAGGACATGCGGGCCCGCATCAAGCTCGCGGAGGGCTCCATCCAGTCGCTCGAGGAGATTCCCGCGGACGTGCGCGCCATCTACCGCACGGCGTGGGAGCTGCCGATGCGCTCGCTCATCGACATGGCGGCGGACCGGGGCGCCTTCATCGACCAGAGCCAGTCGCTCAACCTGTTCATGGAGGCGCCGAACATCGGCCAGCTCAGCTCCATGTACATGTACGCGTGGAAGAAGGGGCTGAAGACGACGTACTACCTGCGCTCGCGGCCGGCCACGCGCATCGCGAAGACCACCGCCGACGCGTCCCGGAACGGCGCGGACACGAAGACGAACGGCGCTGGCGAAGTCGTGCGAGCGGAGCCGAAGCCCACCGATGAGCAGGCCATCGCCTGCTCTCTCGAGAACCCCGAAGCCTGCGAGGCCTGCCAGTGA
- a CDS encoding serine/threonine-protein kinase — translation MQPPAQPKTVEIPSRRFGRYVLRSRLGSGGMAEVFLAEAKDEKGTPFKVALKLMRKDVPAEAFADEADLMGLLEHPNLVRRLEIGEAFGRYFIAMEFLLGGDLDGMLRAHERQGQRIPLAAGVHVCLEVLRALAYFHQARTRTGRPLELVHGDVNPANIFFSGQCEVKLGDFGVAKARGLDLGPEEGVTAGKLHYLSPEQTRGNTVTLASDLFSMGIVLHELVLGFHPFERGSDDPEVVMAAIRAAKLNLPDTLDKRLAAVIRKALAPDVNQRYRTAGEFAGALLAWALDTGQPFSPREVQAGLQQALSLALWEREKGHPR, via the coding sequence GTGCAGCCCCCCGCACAGCCCAAGACCGTGGAAATCCCCTCGCGCCGTTTCGGGCGCTATGTGCTCCGCTCACGCCTGGGCTCGGGGGGAATGGCGGAGGTCTTCCTCGCGGAGGCGAAGGACGAGAAGGGGACGCCCTTCAAGGTGGCGCTGAAGTTGATGCGCAAGGACGTCCCCGCCGAGGCCTTCGCCGACGAGGCGGACTTGATGGGCCTGCTGGAGCACCCCAACCTGGTGCGCCGGCTGGAGATTGGCGAGGCCTTCGGGCGCTACTTCATCGCCATGGAGTTCCTGCTGGGCGGAGACCTGGACGGGATGCTCCGGGCGCACGAGCGGCAGGGGCAGCGCATCCCGTTGGCCGCGGGCGTCCACGTGTGCCTCGAGGTGCTGCGGGCGCTGGCCTACTTCCACCAGGCGCGCACGCGCACCGGCCGGCCGCTGGAGCTCGTCCACGGGGACGTGAATCCCGCCAACATCTTCTTCTCCGGGCAGTGCGAGGTGAAGCTCGGCGACTTCGGCGTGGCCAAGGCGCGCGGGCTGGACCTGGGCCCGGAGGAAGGCGTGACGGCGGGCAAGCTGCACTACCTGTCGCCGGAGCAGACGCGCGGGAACACAGTGACGCTGGCCTCGGATCTCTTCTCGATGGGCATCGTCCTGCACGAGCTGGTGCTGGGCTTCCATCCCTTCGAGCGCGGCAGCGACGATCCCGAGGTGGTGATGGCGGCCATCCGCGCGGCGAAGCTGAACCTGCCGGACACGCTGGACAAGCGGCTGGCGGCGGTGATCCGCAAGGCGCTGGCGCCGGACGTGAACCAGCGCTACCGCACGGCGGGTGAATTCGCCGGAGCGCTCCTGGCGTGGGCCCTGGACACGGGCCAGCCCTTCAGTCCGCGCGAGGTCCAGGCGGGGCTGCAACAAGCGCTCTCTCTTGCCCTCTGGGAGCGCGAGAAGGGCCACCCACGGTAG
- a CDS encoding DUF3106 domain-containing protein yields the protein MRGRSNLARAGLMVALLLGGAGRAEETQPPEPPRQEQAQRPQTAAERFQQLSPEQKEAMRAKLRELKAMPPEERERIKGNLERWKQMPEEERERVRANLREFQRLTPEERNQLRERFREFRGMSPERKAEVRQRMRAYLRAHPERREQMMENMRRWRQMTPEQRQQMRERMRERRRQ from the coding sequence ATGAGGGGCCGGAGCAACCTGGCGCGAGCGGGGCTGATGGTGGCGCTGCTGCTGGGCGGAGCGGGCCGCGCGGAGGAGACCCAGCCGCCGGAGCCGCCCAGGCAGGAGCAGGCGCAGCGGCCCCAGACGGCGGCCGAGCGTTTCCAGCAGCTGTCCCCCGAGCAGAAGGAGGCGATGCGGGCGAAGCTGCGCGAGCTCAAGGCGATGCCGCCGGAGGAGCGCGAGCGCATCAAGGGCAACCTGGAGCGCTGGAAGCAGATGCCCGAGGAGGAGCGGGAGCGCGTGCGGGCCAACCTGCGCGAGTTCCAGCGGCTGACGCCCGAGGAGCGCAACCAGCTGCGCGAGCGCTTCCGCGAGTTCCGCGGGATGAGCCCCGAGCGCAAGGCGGAGGTGCGCCAGCGGATGAGGGCGTACCTGCGCGCGCACCCGGAGCGGCGCGAGCAGATGATGGAGAACATGCGGCGCTGGCGGCAGATGACGCCCGAGCAGCGCCAGCAGATGCGCGAGCGGATGCGTGAGAGGCGGCGGCAATGA
- a CDS encoding anti-sigma factor family protein has translation MSCPYEEDLTAYVDGELASARRAELEAHLGGCAGCQGTEALLRRTVASMAGLPEYTPSPAMRREVLAKLDALPPTLGERLRALLKPSVLVPAAGLAAVAGLALYTATPGEPTLDVADAGTLELAMNLEVVEDYDVVGLENDEDLEVIASLHELEVR, from the coding sequence ATGAGTTGTCCATATGAGGAAGACCTGACGGCGTACGTGGACGGGGAGCTGGCGTCCGCGCGGCGCGCCGAGCTCGAGGCGCACCTGGGTGGCTGCGCGGGCTGCCAGGGGACGGAGGCGCTGCTGCGGCGCACGGTGGCGAGCATGGCCGGACTGCCCGAGTACACGCCCTCCCCGGCCATGCGGCGCGAGGTGCTGGCGAAGCTGGACGCACTGCCGCCGACGCTGGGCGAGCGGCTGCGGGCGCTGCTCAAGCCCTCGGTGCTGGTGCCGGCGGCGGGGCTGGCGGCGGTGGCGGGGCTGGCGCTCTACACCGCCACGCCGGGCGAGCCCACGCTGGACGTGGCGGACGCGGGCACGTTGGAGCTGGCGATGAACCTGGAAGTGGTCGAGGACTACGACGTCGTCGGCCTGGAGAATGACGAGGACCTGGAGGTGATTGCGAGCCTCCACGAGCTGGAGGTGCGGTGA
- a CDS encoding RNA polymerase sigma factor, with product MEADSDADAQMMLKVAAGDRRAFALLFDRYHVSVARFALRFVGDRERAEELTQDIFVKLYRNAKSYKPSAKFKTFLFRVATNHCLNEVRRGEYRVEHTSTETQEDEGGLEVAGGEGDRPDQALAGRELERAVGEALKAMSERERAAFTMCRFEGMAYRDIAEALEASEAAVKSLIHRATLAVARKVEELQTGSVPARSRA from the coding sequence GTGGAAGCGGACTCGGACGCAGACGCACAGATGATGCTGAAGGTGGCGGCGGGCGACCGGCGGGCGTTCGCGCTGCTGTTCGACCGGTACCACGTGAGCGTGGCGCGCTTCGCGTTGCGCTTCGTGGGAGACCGGGAGCGGGCCGAGGAACTGACGCAGGACATCTTCGTGAAGCTGTACCGCAACGCGAAGAGCTACAAGCCGTCGGCGAAATTCAAGACGTTCCTCTTCCGGGTGGCCACCAACCACTGCCTCAACGAGGTGCGGCGCGGAGAGTACCGGGTGGAGCACACCTCGACGGAGACGCAGGAGGACGAGGGTGGGCTGGAGGTGGCGGGAGGGGAAGGAGACAGGCCAGACCAGGCGTTGGCGGGGCGGGAGCTGGAGCGGGCGGTGGGCGAGGCGCTCAAGGCGATGAGCGAGCGGGAGCGGGCGGCCTTCACCATGTGCCGCTTCGAGGGGATGGCCTACCGGGACATCGCGGAGGCGCTGGAGGCGAGCGAGGCGGCGGTGAAGAGCCTCATCCACCGGGCGACGCTGGCGGTGGCGCGCAAGGTGGAGGAACTGCAGACGGGCTCCGTGCCCGCGAGGAGCAGGGCATGA